The following coding sequences lie in one Arachis hypogaea cultivar Tifrunner chromosome 4, arahy.Tifrunner.gnm2.J5K5, whole genome shotgun sequence genomic window:
- the LOC112740718 gene encoding F-box/kelch-repeat protein At3g23880-like — protein MKKGAMAYLIYLDENDASQKEVSPPFEKKPDYDFEVLGSCRGFILLRGNPRFLVVWNPLTGFSKRIFYSHIVRSLKYQGFRLPYSRNLHGFGYDASQDDYLLVVAYRDYERQEDHLECLSLRTNSWINLDAVLPRPLDWFDRNSCGLFLNGAIHWVPSCLKDYRDAILIFDLKERTFSRISAPGQLLISKCLFPCLALLGDCLSLYCHNYSSHTTEIWVMKEYKVHSSWTLFQIPCKTFQPLCLSSNGDIIGKGHPFSDQKGYLIYNVRGDLFKHFKNLYCPIRRADAVYTESLLSLPSDIKDKDKKNKRKAGCTYSPCFATRYSC, from the coding sequence ATGAAAAAAGGCGCTATGGCTTACTTGATTTACTTAGACGAAAACGATGCATCACAAAAAGAAGTGTCTCCCCCTTTCGAGAAGAAACCAGATTATGATTTTGAGGTATTGGGATCCTGCAGAGGATTTATTCTCTTGCGTGGAAACCCACGTTTTCTTGTGGTATGGAACCCACTGACTGGATTCAGCAAAAGAATATTCTATTCTCATATTGTTCGTAGTCTTAAATACCAAGGCTTTAGGCTTCCCTACAGTAGGAATCTGCATGGATTTGGTTATGATGCATCACAGGATGATTACTTACTTGTTGTAGCTTATAGGGATTATGAAAGGCAAGAAGATCACTTGGAATGCTTGTCCTTGAGAACCAATTCATGGATTAATCTTGATGCTGTACTCCCCAGACCATTGGATTGGTTTGACCGCAATTCTTGTGGGTTGTTCTTGAATGGCGCTATTCATTGGGTGCCTTCCTGTCTTAAAGATTACAGGGATGCTATTCTTATCTTTGATCTTAAGGAAAGGACTTTCTCAAGGATATCTGCACCGGGACAACTGCTAATCAGTAAATGCCTCTTTCCATGTCTCGCCCTACTAGGAGACTGCCTATCTTTGTATTGTCACAATTATAGTAGCCATACAACTGAGATATGGGTGATGAAAGAATATAAAGTGCACTCATCTTGGACTCTCTTTCAGATTCCTTGCAAAACCTTTCAGCCATTGTGCTTATCCAGTAACGGTGATATTATTGGAAAAGGTCATCCTTTCTCCGATCAAAAAGGGTACTTAATATATAACGTCAGAGGAGACCTGTTTAAgcattttaaaaatctttattgTCCCATCCGTAGAGCAGATGCGGTGTATACAGAGAGTCTCTTGTCCCTCCCTAGCGACATTAAGGATAAGGACAAGAAGAATAAGAGGAAGGCTGGATGTACCTATTCTCCTTGCTTTGCAACGAGATATTCGTGTTAG
- the LOC112743418 gene encoding F-box protein CPR1-like — translation MEKKDQNDKSKSIHDILPLELIHGILLRVPTRHLARLRCVSKLWCSLISDPYFAELHFHHSPAATNACFFIENPTMAYLVYLDDNDASQKEVCPPCQKKPPYDFEVLGSCRGFILLDRHPHFLVVWNPLTGFSKKISYSHIVPCRKYLDFRLTDSTHLHGFGYDASQDDYLVVAAWGDSESQEDHLECLSLKTNSWINLDAALPNPLGIYDGRSRGLFLNGAIHWVSSHLKDYKDAILIFDLKERTFSMISAPEQLPTSAYFYASLALLGGCLALYYHNNDSYKTHIWVMKEYKVQCSWTLYQIPSLGGFQPLCLSSNRYIIGRFYQVTGYFMYNASGDLLMNFKNLCYSFDATETVYTESLLRLPSNIKDKDN, via the coding sequence ATGGAGAAGAAGGATCAGAATGACAAGAGCAAGAGCATTCACGACATCCTCCCTCTTGAGCTTATTCACGGAATCCTACTGCGGGTGCCAACCAGACATCTCGCTCGCCTAAGGTGTGTTTCCAAGCTCTGGTGCTCCCTAATTTCTGATCCTTACTTTGCGGAATTGCATTTTCACCACTCTCCCGCTGCCACCAACGCATGCTTCTTCATAGAAAACCCCACTATGGCTTACTTGGTTTACTTAGACGACAATGATGCATCACAAAAAGAGGTATGTCCCCCTTGCCAAAAGAAACCACCTTATGATTTTGAGGTCTTGGGATCCTGCAGAGGCTTTATTCTCTTGGATCGACACCCACATTTTCTTGTGGTATGGAATCCACTGACTGGATTCAGCAAAAAAATATCCTATTCTCATATTGTTCCTTGTCGTAAGTACCTTGACTTCAGGCTTACCGACAGTACGCATCTGCATGGATTTGGTTATGATGCATCACAGGATGATTACTTAGTTGTTGCAGCTTGGGGGGATTCTGAAAGTCAAGAAGATCACTTGGAATGTTTGTCCTTGAAAACCAATTCATGGATTAATCTTGATGCTGCACTTCCTAATCCCTTGGGTATTTATGACGGTCGTTCTCGTGGGTTGTTCTTGAATGGCGCTATTCATTGGGTGTCTTCCCATCTTAAAGATTACAAGGATGCTATTCTTATCTTTGATCTCAAGGAAAGGACTTTCTCAATGATATCTGCCCCGGAACAACTACCAACGAGTGCATACTTCTATGCAAGTCTCGCCCTACTGGGAGGCTGCCTAGCCTTGTATTATCACAATAATGATAGCTATAAAACTCACATATGGGTGATGAAAGAATATAAAGTGCAATGTTCTTGGACGCTCTATCAGATTCCTTCCTTGGGAGGCTTCCAGCCTCTGTGCTTATCTAGTAATAGGTATATTATTGGAAGATTTTATCAAGTAACAGGATACTTCATGTATAACGCAAGCGGGGACCTGCTcatgaattttaaaaatctttgctATTCATTTGATGCAACCGAAACTGTGTATACAGAGAGTCTCTTGCGACTCCCTAGTAACATTAAGGATAAGGATAACTAA
- the LOC112743419 gene encoding F-box protein CPR1-like — protein sequence MDKKKKLKHTVNKAKEEESTMEKTMNQKSKSILEILPLELIHRILLRVPIRHLARLRCVSKLWYFLISDPDFAELHFYHSPIATNACVFIKNDTIAYFVYLDDNDASQKEMSPPFKKKPPSHFAVLGSCRGFILLHRHPHFLVVWNPLTGFGKRISYFHIVRRCKYHSFRLPYSALLHGFGYDASQDDYLFVVAWSDWERRYHLDCLSLRTNSWINLDAAVSEPLGDLDSYSYGLFLNGAIHWVPLRFKAYRDAILIFDLKEKTFSRISGPEQPVVSAYSYSSLALLGGCLALYYRNYDSCNTHIWVMKEYKVHSSWTLYQIPCKDFQPLCLSNNGDIIGRGYISNDKVGYVIYNVRGDLLKHFKNLCRPIRGVDVVYTESLLPLPSDIKTRTRRIRGRKL from the coding sequence ATGGATAAGAAGAAGAAGCTGAAGCACACGGTGAACAAAGCAAAAGAGGAGGAATCTACCATGGAGAAGACGATGAATCAGAAGAGCAAGAGCATTCtcgagatcctccctcttgagctGATTCATAGAATTCTACTGCGAGTACCGATCAGACATCTCGCTCGCCTCAGGTGCGTTTCCAAGCTGTGGTACTTTCTAATTTCCGATCCTGACTTTGCGGAATTGCATTTTTACCATTCTCCCATTGCCACCAACGCATGCGTCTTCATAAAAAACGACACTATAGCTTACTTCGTTTACTTAGACGACAATGATGCATCACAAAAAGAGATGTCTCCCCCTTTCAAGAAGAAACCGCCTTCTCATTTTGCGGTTTTGGGATCCTGCAGAGGCTTTATTCTCTTACATCGTCACCCACATTTTCTTGTGGTATGGAACCCACTCACTGGATTCGGCAAAAGAATATCTTATTTTCATATTGTTCGTCGTTGTAAATACCATAGCTTTAGGCTTCCCTACAGTGCGCTTCTACATGGATTTGGTTACGATGCATCACAGGATGATTACTTATTTGTTGTAGCTTGGAGCGATTGGGAAAGACGATATCATTTGGATTGCTTGTCTTTGAGAACCAATTCATGGATTAATCTTGATGCTGCAGTCTCCGAACCCTTGGGTGATCTTGACAGCTATTCTTATGGGTTGTTCTTGAATGGTGCTATTCATTGGGTGCCTTTGCGTTTTAAAGCTTACAGGGATGCTATTCTTATCTTTGATCTAAAGGAGAAGACTTTCTCAAGGATATCTGGGCCGGAACAACCTGTAGTGAGTGCATACTCCTATTCAAGTCTCGCCCTACTAGGAGGCTGCCTAGCTTTGTATTATCGCAATTATGATAGCTGTAACACTCACATATGGGTGATGAAAGAATATAAAGTGCATTCATCTTGGACTCTCTATCAGATCCCTTGTAAAGACTTTCAGCCATTATGCTTATCCAATAATGGTGATATTATTGGAAGAGGTTATATTTCTAATGATAAAGTAGGATACGTTATATATAATGTCAGAGGAGACCTTCTTAAGCATTTTAAAAATCTTTGTCGTCCCATCCGTGGAGTGGATGTTGTGTATACTGAGAGTCTCTTGCCACTCCCTAGCGACATTAAGACAAGGACAAGAAGAATAAGAGGAAGAAAACTCTAA